Proteins encoded within one genomic window of Marasmius oreades isolate 03SP1 chromosome 6, whole genome shotgun sequence:
- a CDS encoding uncharacterized protein (CAZy:PL36; CAZy:PL14), which produces MLHPSIPLPNFHHGFSTNHALCQAYQWRLTHVKLQNSKKDLGVHKISKTGFPPIVSPPSPLLQEQMSSLSPSVELIQSVEEQEKGEDETCRLQLPPPPTHAFEAFYPKGSINPSAPIPGGFGFYLTGPNDFVSGQEVLMSYRVMFQNDWEWVKGGKLPGIFGGVGDLAYKCSGGRQENRCKCFDVRLMWRQNGTGELYTYLPPTENNKKQLLAVPPVSRANNDYGFSVGRGSFTFVKGTWVCIALRLKMNTVGEEDGELELWINGHSVISIQRLSFRDSEMATIKGMHFQTFFGGHTEDWASPKDQRAWFADITGVSILNTPSIHLTR; this is translated from the exons ATGCTACATCCTTCCATCCCTCTCCCGAACTTCCACCACGGATTCAGCACAAACCATGCTCTATGTCAAGCCTACCAATGGAGGCTGACCCACGTCAAGCTACAGAACTCAAAAAAAGACCTCGGTGTCCACAAAATCTCCAAAACCGGGTTTCCTCCCATCGTTTCCCCACCAAGTCCACTGTTGCAAGAGCAAATGTCGTCATTGTCACCGTCGGTAGAGTTGATTCAGTCTGtcgaagaacaagaaaaaggGGAAGACGAAACATGCCGGCTCCAGCTCCCTCCTCCACCAACACACGCATTCGAAGCCTTCTACCCAAAAGGAAGCATCAACCCATCTGCTCCAATCCCTGGAGGTTTCGGATTCTACTTAACCGGCCCAAACGACTTCGTCTCGGGACAAGAGGTGTTGATGAGCTACCGAGTAATGTTCCAGAACGATTGGGAATGGGTGAAGGGAGGGAAGTTGCCCGGTATCT TCGGCGGTGTAGGAGATCTAGCCTACAAATGTAGCGGTGGAAGACAAGAGAATAGATGTAAATGTTTCGATGTGAGGTTGATGTGGAG ACAGAATGGAACCGGTGAGCTCTACACATACCTCCCCCCAACTGAGAACAACAAAAAGCAACTTCTGGCCGTACCACCTGTCTCAAGAGCAAACAACGATTACGGTTTCTCCGTAGGCCGCGGATCCTTCACTTTTGTCAAAGGAACATGGGTGTGCATAGCTCTCCGATTGAAAATGAACACCGTCGGTGAAGAAGATG GAGAGTTAGAGCTCTGGATTAACGGCCACTCCGTCATTTCTATCCAAAGACTATCGTTTCGCGACTCGGAAATGGCGACCATTAAAGGGATGCACTTTCAGACTTTCTTCGGCG GCCACACAGAGGATTGGGCATCTCCGAAAGATCAACGGGCGTGGTTCGCTGATATCACAGGGGTCTCCATCCTGAACACGCCATC AATACATCTTACACGGTAA
- a CDS encoding uncharacterized protein (CAZy:PL36; CAZy:PL14), translated as MLHPSIPLPNFHHGFSTNHALCQAYQWRLTHVKLQNSKKDLGVHKISKTGFPPIVSPPSPLLQEQMSSLSPSVELIQSVEEQEKGEDETCRLQLPPPPTHAFEAFYPKGSINPSAPIPGGFGFYLTGPNDFVSGQEVLMSYRVMFQNDWEWVKGGKLPGIFGGVGDLAYKCSGGRQENRCKCFDVRLMWRQNGTGELYTYLPPTENNKKQLLAVPPVSRANNDYGFSVGRGSFTFVKGTWVCIALRLKMNTVGEEDGELELWINGHSVISIQRLSFRDSEMATIKGMHFQTFFGGHTEDWASPKDQRAWFADITGVSILNTPSIHLTRTYLRNRIDGREDLTRPGDKRLNLPSVQQDQIEPTSSASDQ; from the exons ATGCTACATCCTTCCATCCCTCTCCCGAACTTCCACCACGGATTCAGCACAAACCATGCTCTATGTCAAGCCTACCAATGGAGGCTGACCCACGTCAAGCTACAGAACTCAAAAAAAGACCTCGGTGTCCACAAAATCTCCAAAACCGGGTTTCCTCCCATCGTTTCCCCACCAAGTCCACTGTTGCAAGAGCAAATGTCGTCATTGTCACCGTCGGTAGAGTTGATTCAGTCTGtcgaagaacaagaaaaaggGGAAGACGAAACATGCCGGCTCCAGCTCCCTCCTCCACCAACACACGCATTCGAAGCCTTCTACCCAAAAGGAAGCATCAACCCATCTGCTCCAATCCCTGGAGGTTTCGGATTCTACTTAACCGGCCCAAACGACTTCGTCTCGGGACAAGAGGTGTTGATGAGCTACCGAGTAATGTTCCAGAACGATTGGGAATGGGTGAAGGGAGGGAAGTTGCCCGGTATCT TCGGCGGTGTAGGAGATCTAGCCTACAAATGTAGCGGTGGAAGACAAGAGAATAGATGTAAATGTTTCGATGTGAGGTTGATGTGGAG ACAGAATGGAACCGGTGAGCTCTACACATACCTCCCCCCAACTGAGAACAACAAAAAGCAACTTCTGGCCGTACCACCTGTCTCAAGAGCAAACAACGATTACGGTTTCTCCGTAGGCCGCGGATCCTTCACTTTTGTCAAAGGAACATGGGTGTGCATAGCTCTCCGATTGAAAATGAACACCGTCGGTGAAGAAGATG GAGAGTTAGAGCTCTGGATTAACGGCCACTCCGTCATTTCTATCCAAAGACTATCGTTTCGCGACTCGGAAATGGCGACCATTAAAGGGATGCACTTTCAGACTTTCTTCGGCG GCCACACAGAGGATTGGGCATCTCCGAAAGATCAACGGGCGTGGTTCGCTGATATCACAGGGGTCTCCATCCTGAACACGCCATC AATACATCTTACACG AACGTATTTAAGAAACCGGATCGACGGGCGTGAAGATTTGACTCGGCCCGGGGATAAACGTTTGAACCTTCCGAGTGTACAACAAGACCAGATCGAACCTACTTCCAGCGCTTCCGATCAATGA
- a CDS encoding uncharacterized protein (CAZy:PL36; CAZy:PL14) codes for MLHPSIPLPNFHHGFSTNHALCQAYQWRLTHVKLQNSKKDLGVHKISKTGFPPIVSPPSPLLQEQMSSLSPSVELIQSVEEQEKGEDETCRLQLPPPPTHAFEAFYPKGSINPSAPIPGGFGFYLTGPNDFVSGQEVLMSYRVMFQNDWEWVKGGKLPGIFGGVGDLAYKCSGGRQENRCKCFDVRLMWRQNGTGELYTYLPPTENNKKQLLAVPPVSRANNDYGFSVGRGSFTFVKGTWVCIALRLKMNTVGEEDGELELWINGHSVISIQRLSFRDSEMATIKGMHFQTFFGGHTEDWASPKDQRAWFADITGVSILNTPSCAVSP; via the exons ATGCTACATCCTTCCATCCCTCTCCCGAACTTCCACCACGGATTCAGCACAAACCATGCTCTATGTCAAGCCTACCAATGGAGGCTGACCCACGTCAAGCTACAGAACTCAAAAAAAGACCTCGGTGTCCACAAAATCTCCAAAACCGGGTTTCCTCCCATCGTTTCCCCACCAAGTCCACTGTTGCAAGAGCAAATGTCGTCATTGTCACCGTCGGTAGAGTTGATTCAGTCTGtcgaagaacaagaaaaaggGGAAGACGAAACATGCCGGCTCCAGCTCCCTCCTCCACCAACACACGCATTCGAAGCCTTCTACCCAAAAGGAAGCATCAACCCATCTGCTCCAATCCCTGGAGGTTTCGGATTCTACTTAACCGGCCCAAACGACTTCGTCTCGGGACAAGAGGTGTTGATGAGCTACCGAGTAATGTTCCAGAACGATTGGGAATGGGTGAAGGGAGGGAAGTTGCCCGGTATCT TCGGCGGTGTAGGAGATCTAGCCTACAAATGTAGCGGTGGAAGACAAGAGAATAGATGTAAATGTTTCGATGTGAGGTTGATGTGGAG ACAGAATGGAACCGGTGAGCTCTACACATACCTCCCCCCAACTGAGAACAACAAAAAGCAACTTCTGGCCGTACCACCTGTCTCAAGAGCAAACAACGATTACGGTTTCTCCGTAGGCCGCGGATCCTTCACTTTTGTCAAAGGAACATGGGTGTGCATAGCTCTCCGATTGAAAATGAACACCGTCGGTGAAGAAGATG GAGAGTTAGAGCTCTGGATTAACGGCCACTCCGTCATTTCTATCCAAAGACTATCGTTTCGCGACTCGGAAATGGCGACCATTAAAGGGATGCACTTTCAGACTTTCTTCGGCG GCCACACAGAGGATTGGGCATCTCCGAAAGATCAACGGGCGTGGTTCGCTGATATCACAGGGGTCTCCATCCTGAACACGCCATCGTGCGctgtttctccatga